The sequence AGTAACGGCAATAACCTTGCCGGCTTCGTCCGTGTCTGTTCGGATAATTTCCGCTTTAGCTTGTAACTGACGAACGTGTGGCGGATAGCTTGAATAAACTCGCCAGTATCCGTCCAGTGGTTCGTAAGTGTATACCGTTTCTTGTTCGGCTTTTGCGTAGAAACTCATTCGGAATCCACCTCCGCTTGTAGCGCGATTAACCGCTCTCTGATGCGAATTGATTCCGCCCAATGTGCCTGTAAGTCGTGCGTGATTCGACGTAAGTCTACGTGGATGGCTCCGAGTTCTGTTCGGAGTTGCTGTATTTGTTCATCGTACGTCATACGTATCCCCCTTTGAAATTGTAAGCGTTTTCATTTTAAAACGCTCGAAGTTTCTTTAATGTTCGACGTGTGTCTTCGTGCATTCGGTATTGACGGCGTAGTAGCGACTGGAGTAACAATTCGGTTCTACTCATTACGCCTCAGCTCGCTTGTTCGACGCCTGGACTTTATACGTAGCAAAGCGGACATTACCGGGCTCGTAGTTGCCTTCCGGATTAATGCGGTCAAGTGTCGTCTGCTTTTCGCTATGTTCAAGTGCGTGTGCGTTGTACGCTTCCACTACATCGCGATAGAAGTGTAAGAAGTCTTCTCGCCAGTGGTCGCATACTTGGACGCCTTTAGCTCCGTAGTTTTTGTAACTGTCGTGTTTATCGTTGTAGCATCGGTTCATCATGTTTCTCCAGGTGCTGTAGATACGTGTGTTTGTCATCCGGTTTGTTGACGACCTCTCCATACTAAGGCAACCGCAAGACTTTGTGTTTCCGTTTCGTAGGTTATCTCCGGAAACTATTACAGCGCCTCCGCACTCGCATTCGCACAGCCAGCATGCGTGTCCGTTTTTACTGTTTTCTACACGTTTCATCACCGTTAATCGTCCGTAAGTTTTACCTGTAATATTTTTTAATTTTGCCATTGTCAATCTCTCCTCAAATTTTATCGTCTCTCTCGTCAATCCAATCTGTTCCAATCCTATAAGTGTGCTTGCAGCTTACTTAAAGTCGAACTAACTTCGGCTGTTACGTGAAAGCCTTGTGACTTCAACTCGGCTAGTGCGTATAGATAGTCGATCATTTGCTCTACTGTCATCCTCTCGCTCCCCTTTCAATCAATCCGGCGTAAGTATATTATTTAAGAGAAACAGCCGACCCTCCTTCTCAGAAAAACTGTTCCCCCTTCACTGTTAACGCGGTTTTCTCCCTGCGAATTAGTGTTATTTCGCGACTTTTTTCAAAAAAGTTTCAAGTTTTTTCGACTTTACTTCTCGCTCGCTTAAATCGTGCACATTGTACGAAACAACCTCGCTACTCTCCCCGTTGTCGAAAGCCTCCGAGTCAATCCGCCTAGCCTTATCGGCTAATGTAGTCGCTCTCGTAATGCCGTAAGCCTTTGATGTGGCTTCGTCTGCAATCAACTGTAAACTATCCGCTTCAAACAGTCGGACGTGCTTCCGATACTCATGCTCGGACTGGCTTAGCCGAATGTCTTTGTATGCGCTAACAGGTAAATAAGTGCCGTTGTCGTACAGATTACTAGTCCGCTCAAACTCTCGGATAGCGTATTTTTCTGACTCTCGACACTCAGGCGAACAGTACGACTGACTTTTATGTTTCGGCTCGAATACGTTTAAACAAAAGCGGTGTTTGCAGTCGGTGTAGTTGTCGTAGGTGGCTTGCGCCTCTGCTTCGGTAACAGTTCCGGTGGATACTTCTAGCAGTAAGTCGTCGCGTAAGTCCGGCTCTGTGTAAGTCGACTTTGTTACGTATTGGTATTCTAACGCTCTCCAGTCGGCAGAAGTCCGTGTCTCTATCTCGCGTTGTTGTGCTTGGCGTTCTAAGTTTTCGGCTACATAGTCGAGTATATCTCCGAGGTCGGATAAGACTTCCGGCTTCGGATGGTGGTCGGCTTCTTCGAGTGCTCTTCCGATAGAGTCCGACACTAGTTCAAAGTCGGTTACGTTTGCTCGTTGAAACTGCTTCTTTAATCCTTTAACTTGGCGGTGGTCAATTCGCGTCTCTTCAATCATCTTCATCAATCAATCAGTCTCCCTTTTTAAAATGTGTTGGTTTTCGGTACTAATAACTTATTTATATCTATAACTGGTACTCCGCCCAATCTTTTAACAGCTTACGCATCCTACTACTCGGCAAGTAAAGTTCTACCGGTTCTCCGTTACGGATACGTGATCGATATATCCACTGGAGCAACTCTCCGACGGCATACGTATCATCGCTAATAGATACGCCGTTATCTTGAAAGAATACTTTGATATCTTGATTCATGTAGCGGTTAAAGATGTATGCCATAGCTCGCTTATCTCCGTATAAATTAGTTGCGCGTGCATTATGCGGAATAACCACTTTTGGCGGTTGCTTTTCTGCTCCTTTTTTACGGCGAGGCTCCTTGTATCCTTTAGGCTGAATCGTCTTTTCAATCTCTTTTAACGTAGAATAGTAAACCTCATCACGTTTAACCTGTGTGTGTGTTTCGAAAAAGCTTCGAAGGTTATTACGTACTTGCTTTAAAAAGTCGATATCACTACTTCGTTTGCTTAAATACGTAACACTTAGCGCATTTTTCCGCTTGCCAATGTCGTTTAACTTGCTTTGATGTATATCGATTAGTCGGTAAAGTTCTTGTCGGTTTTCTGACGTCTTGTCATAAGGAGTTAAAACGTATCTGTCTCCACTGGTTTTAACGGAATGTAATTCGAAGTCAAAGCCGTGCATGTCGAAGTAGTATTTCTGAATCTGCCCGTCAAATAGGTACGTCATAACGAACACGTCGTCAAACGCTTTAAAAACATCCGGCGGAAACGACCAAACGAGAAACTTACTTCGGTAATAGAATAGGTTTCCTGCCTGCGCTGTTAGACGTATATCTAAATAACGGCTATCGTCGTTAGGGTCGCCAGTCCATGTTACGCGGTTATTGCTAATCTCTATGTCTCCTGCACGTTCTAACTTGCGGATATCTGACGCCCTAACGTTAACTGGCTCTACACACGACATAACTTCGTCTAGGATTAGCGTATACCCAGCGTCAGTAAGTAGTTCAATTACCTCGTCGTCAGCCGTTCTAAATAACGCATGTGTAGACGCTATATCTTCGCCCCTAGCGATTAAATCTTTTAGGCTGCGAAGTTTAGTTCCCTCGTTATTACGGTTATCCGGTTCTTTGAACGTTCGACCTTTAACGTTATCTTTAATACGTTGTACCTCGTCAAGAAACGGAGTAATGTAGATAAACCGTTCTAAGTCGCTTGCCTCGTTCATACGTTGAATAGCGTATTGTGTTTTACCGCTCCCCATAATCGAATCAATTACGTTAATGTTGCTCATAAAATCTCTCCAATCCGTTAAATTTATCGCTAATTTATAGCGTTATTTTGTACGCTGTTTAGTCCGTTTTCGGACGCTAACCGTCCGAGATTGAAAGCGGAATCCTTGCGCCCCAAGGGATACAGCGTTTAATCCTTAAAAGAAAATAGTACGTTTTTTACTCGGAATAGTTCGAAATTGTATCGGTATTATTTATCGTCTATCTAAGGCTTGCTTTGCAAGCCTAGCTGTCTTTGACAGCTTAGGTACTACTAATAAAACGCCTATTACATTCGGAAATACATTAGCGAAAATAGATAACCTCGTTAGTACTTGTCGCCAATCAAAGCCGAAATATAACGCCTAACATACTCGGTTAACCTGACGCCATCTGTCGCCACTACATCGACCATCTTACGTAATATCGAAACTTCGGCGCTTGCTTTGTCTCGAATATTAGCGTAGTAATACCGAAGCCACCCTTCGCTAGCATAAGGCGTAATAGTCCGAAGTAGTGTTTCGTACCTCTTGAGCGCGTTCTCTAGGTCACGTTTAGCTTGCGCCTTGTTAACTGCCGAGCCACTTTCGACGGATTCCATTAGCTGTAATAGCGTGTGCCTAGCGTCCACCAGTAAGGCGTCAAAGTATTCCATTGACATAATTTCCGACTGTGCTTCCGTTGAGTTCGTATTCATCGTAACAACCCTCCGACTTCCGTAAATTGTTTTCAGTTCGCGATTCATCCGCGATCACCTCCTATAATTAACGTGGAATTTTCCCTGCAAATTAGCGCTTGCTTTTCGTCTGAGTATCGGTTATAATCAAGTTAGCGTAGAGTGGCGATAAATCTGTACTAGTCCTAAACGCCTAACAGGCGGCTAACTGTATCAGTTTTTACCGCCAAATTACATACGAGCCACACAGAGCGATTATAAGCGTTTTATGGCGCTTTCGGGTACGAACACCCTACTACACCCCTTAAAACGGCTGAGAGCGCCTCTATTTGCTTTTGAGAGCGTCAGTGTTTCGATGATTGGTGTCTGGAGGCAGAGTCCGACCTTTTTCGAAACTTAAAAGTAACCCCCTCACTTATAGCAAATTTCCAATTCCACATTTTTACAAGAATTAGGTTAGGAAAACGTTGTTATTTCCAAAGTTGTGTCTAAATTGTGAACGATTAGAACCATTATCGCTAAAAAAGGTATAAAAGTCCTACAACTTTTTTGCATTCGCTACCTATAGCGCCTGTTTACGACTTTTCACTTTTACCATTAATGGAAATTAATTACCATGATACAGGTAAAACCGTCTGTATTACTTTCAGTCATAAAACCCACCGGAAAATAAAACCCTCCTACTGTAACCTTCGTCAAACAGACACCTAACTCGGCACAATTCCGAAAATTTCTCAAAAAAAAATAAAGGAAGCGCCCTAAAACGCTCCCCTTAGTTCCGTTAAGCAACCACCACCACAAACGCCAACCCTGCGACAAACAAACCTGCGTAATACATATCCGTAACTGACAACCTCCGCATCTATTTCCGCCCCCAGTTCTTCGCCAAGTCTTTCCGCGCTAACTCTCTCCGCATAGTCGCCACTTCATCCGTGGAAAAGTCGACCTCTCCTCGCTCAATGCGTTCGATCATCAAGTCCGCCACATAATCCCGATTAGCTTCGAACCATTCTAAAGCCACCTGACGCTCTTCTAAAGCTTGCGCCTGTACCTCGGCTTTAACCTCCGGAGTTCCATATGCTGCTCGATCAGATTCCGAGAATAACGGAACCACCTTTCCACTTTTTGCGTCCATCCAGTTTACTTGTTCGCTCATAATTAATCCGCTCCAATCCGTAAAATATATATTTAGCGTGCATTTTCGCTCTGTTAGCTTTCACCTTGTTATCGAAATGCACGTGCTACACTTGCCTGGATATAAATTTCCATCATAGCGTAGTCTTTTTGCGCAAACTCTTTCGTACCTTCAATTTCGGTCATAAATTGCGCTAGTTTTTGATCGCGAGCTTCCGGAGTAGCTAGCTGACGATTAATATTATCTAGTTGGTGTAAGTACCGATTTACTTCGCGTAGTTGCATCCGGCAACCCTCCTTTCGTGTAAGTAAATTATATTATTGCGACTGCTTGGCTTTGTCTTATCGCTTAATTACATATTACAGTAATGCGTAATAAAAGTCAACGGTTAAATTACACTTTTGCGAAATTTATTAGTGTAGCGTATAATGAACGTAATAATAATAGAAGGGAACGAATCTAAATGCGACAAATAAAACTCACTCTCGACGGCCACATTAAACGGCTAGGATACTCACAAAAAGAGTTTGCAGAGTTATCCGGATTACGTACTGCAACAATTAGCCAGTTAGTTAACAATAAATATGACCGTATTCAACTGGCGCACCTGTTAACGGTTATGGAGACGCTAAAAATTACCGACTTTAACGAAATACTTACGATAGAAGAACCTCCGGAGTAAGGTTCCGCCAAAGGCTCCGAAAGTTGACCCCCGGTCTCCGAAAAACTTGGCGGAAATTACCGGAGCCTTGGCAGCGCCGTCCGAACGCTTGATCCCCGCCCCCTTAATCCGCGGAACCGCAACCGCTGAGCAAGCGGAATCCTCGTCAGTGGCGACAAAGCTAGCGTAAATGGCTAACGGTTAACGTCCGACTCGTAACGTCTGTTAGCGTCTATAAAACGAAGGATAAATACACGGTAAATAAACGGCTACAATCCTTCCGAAAATAATCCGATAACCGTCTACAAACTCGTTTATAAATTACCGTTGACTTCTCCATCCGTTTAATGTACGATATAGGTACAGTAAATACTCTAAAAATAACGGAGGTTGTTACCTATGAAAATCGGATATGCTCGCGTTAGTACGGCTGACCAATCGCTAAGTGTACAAGAAGACGCTTTAAACAGTGCCGGAGTTGAACGCCTATACTCGGAGAAAGATTCCGGTGGAAAATGGCAGCGCAAGGAATTACACCGAATGCTGGATGCCTTACGCCCTGGCGACACGTTAATCGTGTATAAACTTGACCGCTTAGCACGGTCACAGAAACAGTTACAAGACATCGCTCACATGTTGAAGAGTGGCGACATAGAACTCGTTAGTATCTCGGAACAGCTCGACACTAGGACGCCAATGGGTAAAGCTATGTTCGGAATGATCGGCATTATGGCGGAGTTAGAGCGTGACATGATTCGAGAACGTACAACGGCGGGCTTAGCGTCTGCACGTGCTAGAGGACGTAAAGGCGGACGTCCTAAGGCTGATCCTGCGAAGGTTAAAAAGGCGCTTGCGTTATACGATAGCAAAGAGTATTCCGTACCTCAGATAACGGAAGAGACCGGCATCAGTAAGGCGTTATTGTATAAGGAACTTAATAAACGGAAACAGTCTGGCGTAGGGAGTTAGTCCCTGCGTCTTTTTCGTGCTGCTGGCGACTACCCCTCGAGTTTTGGCGAGGTATGTCCGTCGTGAACGTGCCGTCTGATTAAACGGAACCCTTGTCGGAATGTAGTCGCCACACTCTTACGGAACCCCTTACGGAACTATATTCGCTTGCTCCGAGGTTAGTTAGTCGAGTAACTAACCGCCACTGTAACCCTATTCAACCTCCGACTGTATCTCCGATTGTAAACGTAATCTACTGGTTAAATCGTAACTATTCCGACTTACTTCTTATGTCGCTTTACCACGGTAAAGTGTTGCGTTTACAACCGAGTTACAAACCTACGGAGTTACAGTCCGGTTGCTTGCATAGCTTCCGCCATCAGGTCATCTAGCTTGTTCGATAACACTCCGTTAAAATAGCCGGCAAGGTTACGGATAGGAATTCGCTTTGTCGCTTTAAACGTCTCCTGTATGGCGGTTATAACTGCGGAGATTAGCTCGGCTTTACCTTCCGTAGAATAGTATTCCGTAGCTCTTAACGGCTTTGTTTGTCCGAGATAGACGCCATAGAGTCGGCTTATTGTCGGCTGGCTGTCCTCGCCTAAGAATGTTGTTATCGCCTGTTTAACCGCTGAATACGTGCTAACGCCTGTAGGATACGTATTAGTAACGAATGTATTATTTTTCGCAAGTTTGCGTAAAGGTTCTTTCTCGGAATTTGTTGCCGGTTCCTTTGCGTCTGTTAGGTTGTCGGCTTCTGCTCGCTCGGAAGTTAGTCCGGAAGTTGGCTCGGAAGTTTCCAGCTCTAAAAACGGCTTAATTATAATAATATTCGCACCTCTACCGCCTGTCTTCGGACGGTTACGGCTAACCCTTGCAATCATGCCTAACCGTTCTAACTTGGCGAGTATGTTCCGAGTGGCTCTGTCTGTACGTTCTATGTATTCGGCTATTGTCGCCACCTTCAAGTGACTAGCGCCTGCATACTTTACGGCATACCTGGCGATGAATTTAAATACTTGACGGTCAGTAGCGTTAATGTCGTCGGTTGTAGCGTCTAGGTGGCGTTTTACGTGGAAGTTTAATTCTTGCTTGTCTGCGAATTGTTGGAAGTCGGTTAAATATTTCATATTCGACCTACGTTTTTCCTGCATGGCGTTTCTCTCCTCCGTTTAATTCCGGAGAACTTACCCCTTTCGCAAACGTACGTTCTGTTTAACGGACAGACGTTTCGAATTTTAATGCTTGCGATTTTTTCGAAAGTTCGATACAATAAACCTACGGTAATAGGTGTATCGGTGGTACTCTTTTTAGGGTAGTTCTCCGGTACTCTTTTTTTGTCTATAAAAAGTTACGTAAGCTTTCGGCTACTTCTTCACGGTCTAAGTGCAGGTATCTAGTCGTAATCCCTATATCGCTATGCCCTAGCGCTTTCGAGATTAGAGCAATGTTCGCTCCCTTGCGTAACAGATTCTTCGCAAACCCTCGTCTAAGTGCGTGAGGATTTATGTTCTTTAGTCCGTATTCTCTGGCGTGCTTATTCAACCGTTTAATTATGTTGTTGTGGTTGTTAACGTCACTAGCGATCTTTGTGCCGTTTTTGGTCACGAATAAATAACGGTTGTCCTCTTTATGCTCGCTGCGGATAACGGTATTCTGTTTAATCAAGGCGTCAAGTAGTCGATACAGTACGTTATCAAACGGAAGGTATATCGCTTGATGATTCTTAATTAATCCGCCGTCAATGCGTAGTATTTTTTCGTCAAGGTTAACGTGCTTCTCCTGTAATTCCGTCAACGTTCCGACTCGTACTCCGGTTTGATACATTAATAGCGCTGCGGTTGCGTCTCTTAGCTCGGTAAATCTCGACAAGTCTAACATCGTTAATAGAATGTTTAACTCCTTGTCGGTGGCGCCCTCTTTAACAGGATTGTCGACTTTAATACGGATACTCCGCCAAAAGTTAACGGTTATCCAGCCGTTATCTAAACAACGACTAAGAAACGCCTTCAAACACTTTAGGCGCGTCAGTTTTGTTTGGTTGTTAACGTTCATGGACGACAACCATTCGTAGATGCAGTTAACCGTTATATCTTCTACGTAAGAGACTCCGGTTACTTCTACGAAGTGGTTAACGTGTAGCTCGTAGTCGTTAATGGTTCGCGGACGTAATCCGGATGCTCTCATTTGCTTTATAACGGTTGTTAGCGCTTTATTAATCGGATAACCCTTCTTCTTACCATCGGAGGAGCTTCGAAAAGCCTCCGACAAGTCGGTTAAATCGGTTTGTACGGATAGTGACGGTTTCCTTTTCGTCATAACAAAAAAGCCTCCTAATCGCTAGCTGACCGATTCATTGACCGATACAACCAACGTATTAGAAGGCTCTCTGACGGGCTTTATTGCCGTAAAGTAAAACGTCCCAGGCAGGATTCGAACCTGCGACCCACAGCTTAGAAGGCTGTTGCTCTATCCTGCTGAGCTACTGGGACATGGAGCGGGTGAAGGGAATCGAACCCTCGACATCAGCTTGGAAGGCTGAGGTTTTACCACTAAACTACACCCGCATATAAAATTTGTATTCAATTTGTTCTGCTTACGCTCTAAATGTTCCTGCATCTTCATGATAATTCAAAGATGTTCAATGCTTCGGAACAACTCGAAGCTTACTCGGTGGATGTTTCGCTCGTGGCTGAGGTTTTACCACTAAACTACACCCGCATATAAAATATTTTCATAATGTACATAACGATCGGAATTGCTAATTAATATGTATGCTTCGCTTCAAAAAAATATGTATCTCGTTAACGGACAAGTACCATTATATAAAATTAAGCAGCTATTGTCAACAGATTTATCAAAAGTTTTTTTAAAATCTTTTTTATCTAGCTAAAAAGTGATCAGCAGTAGTATTTCAACTACTGCTGACTGTTTTTACTCATTCAAAGAAGTTTGGTAAGCAAGGCTTGTTATTTCCGTGCCCTCTTTTGTAAAAAAGCGAAGCTCTATATCCGTTAATGCATCATCCGCTGATAATATTGCATAAGAACCTGGATGTGCTGTTCTCGGCTGGCGTATACTGCCTGGATTGATAAAAAGCTGACCATTAACTTTCTCAGCACCAGCTCTGTGCGTATGACCGAAACAAATGATGTTTGCTCCCAATTCTTTCGCCCGATAGGATAATGGCATTAATGTAGAATTCACTTGATGTAAATGTCCGTGCGTTACGAAAAAATGCATGTTACCTACGCGAAAATCAACTTCTTCTGGAAACTGAAAATCCATATCCATATTACCTTGGACTTTCTCAAAACCAGCCAATTCTGTTCCATCATAAGCTAACTCTGAATCGCCGCAATGTATCATCGTATGTACTTCGTCCTGGTGACGCTGTTTGATTGCTATCACTTCATCTGTCCATCCATGACTATCACTTATTATTAGAATTTTTGGCATTTGTCTCACCCCTCTTACAACTGTTTTACCCAGTTCTCGATCTGATCTAACGCTTTTCGGCGATGACTGATTTGATTTTTTTCTTCGGGTGTCAATTCTGCCATCGTTTTAGCACTGTCAGACGGATAAAAAATGGGATCATAACCAAAACCATGTGCCCCTGCTTGTTCAAAGGCGATCGTCCCCTCACACTCACCACGCTTGAAAATTGTCTCCTTCTCAGGTTGAGCGATAGCAAGTACGCATACAAACCTGCCGGTACGGTCTTCACGGGGAACATCTGCTAGCTCGTTTAACACTTTTTCAAGATTTGCCTGATCATCTTTTTTCTCTCCCGCATATCGGGCAGAATACACGCCTGGTGCTCCATCTAATGCATCAATAGCGATGCCTGAATCATCTGCTATCACGGCTGTATTAAACTTTTGGCAGATCGCCTCGGCTTTAATCGCAGCATTGGCTTCAAACGTTGTGCCGGTTTCTTCAATGTCTTCTACCGGATCTGTTAAATCTATCAGGGAAAGAACCTTAATGCCGTATGGTTCAAATAAACGGCGAAAGTCTCTCATTTTCCCTTCATTTTTTGTGGCAATGATTAATTCCTTCATCTGCATAAAACTCCCTTACGCTTGATCAAGATTGATCTGATACGGTTTGATTGCCTCTTCTTGTATAGTAAAAATCTCTTTCATGCCTTTATCAGCTAATGCCAACATCTGATTTAACTGTTCAGTTGAAAACGTCGCTTCTTCGCCAGTTCCTTGCAGCTCAACAAATTGACCTTTACCAGTCATCACGACATTCATATCCACATGTGCCTGGGAATCTTCTGAGTACTCCAAGTCTAAGATTTCTGTACCATCTGGTAACACGCCGACAGAAATGGCCGCTAAATAATCAGTTATCGGCATTGATTTGATTTTTTCATCTTTTAAAAGTTTTCCTAACGCATGAACCACTGCCACAAATGCTCCTGTGATCGATGCGGTTCTCGTACCTCCATCTGCCTGGATGACGTCACAATCCACCCAAATGGTACGTTCACCAATCGAATCTAAATCGACAACCGCTCGCAGTGAACGTCCGATTAACCGCTGGATCTCCATCGTTCTGCCCGAAACCTTTCCTTTAGAAGATTCCCGAATGTTTCTTGTTTCTGTAGCTCTTGGCAGCATCGCATATTCTGCTGTAATCCAGCCTTTTCCTGAACCTCTCATAAAAGGTGGAACACGATCCTCCACACTAGCGTTACAAATGACCTTCGTATCACCTACTGTAATTAATACAGATCCTTCTGCATGTTTGGTGAAATCCGTTTGGATATCGATAGGTCTAAGTTGATCTATTTCTCTCCCTGTTTCGCGCATTCTATTTCCTCCTTACATTCTGTACTATCTTAACATATTCTTTCAGTAGTTGTCCTTTTCATACATTCAATTCTAATTAGAGCATTCTTACGTCAATTATAAGAAATGCACAAGTGCCCGAGTGGACAAAGTTGTCTACGTTAAAAAATGCTAAATCTTAAGTAGATTCAAGCAGATTCCTGTGATACGGCTTATTCATAAACTTGGTACATTCTAACTTTTCACTACGTCGAACTTCTTCCTTGCTAAAATTTTCACTTTCCTACCGTATAAAAGGAAAAACACCTCATACCGAAGCATGAGATGTTTAACATTAGATACTTTCTGTAGGTGTGACCATGTCACGTGAGACAGGCTCTGTGTACGGTTGTCCATTTTCACCCATAACTTCTTCATGGTTTTCGATTGATACATTTACCGCATCAATGCCTTCCTGCTCAGTTAAGGTTAATACAATCGACTTCATGACTTCATCCGCTATTACGCTCTTCTCGCTGTTAGATAAAATGCTTTCATTGAATGTTAAAGATAATACGCCATCTTCCATCACTGGTTCTGCTGCAAGCTGTGAACCTGTATTAATATATGGCTGCATATTCAATTCATATGCCGGTCCATTCAATAAAGCTTGTACAACTGATTGGAATTGATTGTCTTTGTCAACAGAAACATGCTGCGTAATTGGTACATAGTAGACTTCATTGTCACCTTGCATTGGAAAGTAAAGCGTAGTAGCTTTACTTTCCATCAAGTCAATGCCTTTTGCCTGCAACACGTTAATACCGTTAGCTCGTGAATAGCCTTCTGATATCGGTGTGCCATTCACCGGCATTTCTGCTTGTTCTTCTCCGTTGATCCATAGCTTGACGCGCTTCACATTCTCAAATTGCGTTAATGTATATGTCATCGACTCAAGAATTTTTTGCTCATCTTCAGCCTGGTATGTTTTAAAGTCCTCTGACACATTGACTACGATCGTACCGTCTGATTCTAAGTTCAAATCGATAATCTCAGTTCCTGCAGGCAATACTGCTTCAAAACCATTTGGTAACATCGAAGAAACAGGACCGTCCTTCACAAGATATTCTAACACTTGTTTTGCTACTTCTTTTGATTGTGGTGCCGGTAAATCCACTTCTTGAGGCACAACTAGTCCACTTTGATCCATTAAGTACAATACTCTTGTCACCGTCTGTCCAGCATCAGTTGATTCTTCTCCTTCTGTATCCCCTTCTCCTTCTGTTTCTCCTTCTTCAGCAGCATTTTCTTCTGCTTCGTCTGTTTCTTCGCCAGGTACATTTTCCAGATCATCTGTCATTTCTGCGTCTTCTGGAGGGGCATCCATTTGTTCCATTGTTTGCTCTCCTTCAAAAACACCACAACCAGCTAAAAAGAAAAACATACACAGTAATGCAACCCCTAAGATTTTTTTAGTCACATCGATTTTCATAACCGATACCTCCTACGATGGTTTGTACTATTATGTATACGAGCTTATAACTAAAATAGACCAAACAAAAAAATCTTTCCTGTATAATTCAAGAAAGTGAGCATCCACGGTGCTCTTCTAAACAAGCTGTCCGATTGTCTCACAAGAGTTAAACGTTTTTGAAATGACTTTCTTTTCAGTGATTAATAGGCTGGTATGTAAGTATATTTAACATCGTTTAATACGGATTATGTAAGGTGGAACTGTTTGACGTAGAGGTAAATTCCATTAGCTTAGCACAGCTCCATAAATATGCTTTTCGTTATGTAGGAAGCTATCTATCTGCCTGCGCTGCAGTTCAGACTCTTCAAGGAGACAAAACCGGAGGAGAAGTGGTTGGCCTACGCTAGGGTAGGGACTCT is a genomic window of Gracilibacillus salinarum containing:
- a CDS encoding helix-turn-helix domain-containing protein; amino-acid sequence: MRQIKLTLDGHIKRLGYSQKEFAELSGLRTATISQLVNNKYDRIQLAHLLTVMETLKITDFNEILTIEEPPE
- a CDS encoding recombinase family protein: MKIGYARVSTADQSLSVQEDALNSAGVERLYSEKDSGGKWQRKELHRMLDALRPGDTLIVYKLDRLARSQKQLQDIAHMLKSGDIELVSISEQLDTRTPMGKAMFGMIGIMAELERDMIRERTTAGLASARARGRKGGRPKADPAKVKKALALYDSKEYSVPQITEETGISKALLYKELNKRKQSGVGS
- a CDS encoding tyrosine-type recombinase/integrase, producing MTKRKPSLSVQTDLTDLSEAFRSSSDGKKKGYPINKALTTVIKQMRASGLRPRTINDYELHVNHFVEVTGVSYVEDITVNCIYEWLSSMNVNNQTKLTRLKCLKAFLSRCLDNGWITVNFWRSIRIKVDNPVKEGATDKELNILLTMLDLSRFTELRDATAALLMYQTGVRVGTLTELQEKHVNLDEKILRIDGGLIKNHQAIYLPFDNVLYRLLDALIKQNTVIRSEHKEDNRYLFVTKNGTKIASDVNNHNNIIKRLNKHAREYGLKNINPHALRRGFAKNLLRKGANIALISKALGHSDIGITTRYLHLDREEVAESLRNFL
- a CDS encoding metallophosphoesterase family protein, whose protein sequence is MPKILIISDSHGWTDEVIAIKQRHQDEVHTMIHCGDSELAYDGTELAGFEKVQGNMDMDFQFPEEVDFRVGNMHFFVTHGHLHQVNSTLMPLSYRAKELGANIICFGHTHRAGAEKVNGQLFINPGSIRQPRTAHPGSYAILSADDALTDIELRFFTKEGTEITSLAYQTSLNE
- a CDS encoding XTP/dITP diphosphatase; protein product: MKELIIATKNEGKMRDFRRLFEPYGIKVLSLIDLTDPVEDIEETGTTFEANAAIKAEAICQKFNTAVIADDSGIAIDALDGAPGVYSARYAGEKKDDQANLEKVLNELADVPREDRTGRFVCVLAIAQPEKETIFKRGECEGTIAFEQAGAHGFGYDPIFYPSDSAKTMAELTPEEKNQISHRRKALDQIENWVKQL
- the rph gene encoding ribonuclease PH — translated: MRETGREIDQLRPIDIQTDFTKHAEGSVLITVGDTKVICNASVEDRVPPFMRGSGKGWITAEYAMLPRATETRNIRESSKGKVSGRTMEIQRLIGRSLRAVVDLDSIGERTIWVDCDVIQADGGTRTASITGAFVAVVHALGKLLKDEKIKSMPITDYLAAISVGVLPDGTEILDLEYSEDSQAHVDMNVVMTGKGQFVELQGTGEEATFSTEQLNQMLALADKGMKEIFTIQEEAIKPYQINLDQA
- a CDS encoding GerMN domain-containing protein — translated: MKIDVTKKILGVALLCMFFFLAGCGVFEGEQTMEQMDAPPEDAEMTDDLENVPGEETDEAEENAAEEGETEGEGDTEGEESTDAGQTVTRVLYLMDQSGLVVPQEVDLPAPQSKEVAKQVLEYLVKDGPVSSMLPNGFEAVLPAGTEIIDLNLESDGTIVVNVSEDFKTYQAEDEQKILESMTYTLTQFENVKRVKLWINGEEQAEMPVNGTPISEGYSRANGINVLQAKGIDLMESKATTLYFPMQGDNEVYYVPITQHVSVDKDNQFQSVVQALLNGPAYELNMQPYINTGSQLAAEPVMEDGVLSLTFNESILSNSEKSVIADEVMKSIVLTLTEQEGIDAVNVSIENHEEVMGENGQPYTEPVSRDMVTPTESI